Sequence from the Salinicoccus sp. Bachu38 genome:
ACGATGCTGGATGGCCTTGTTGATGTCCTCGGGGTTGATCGGTCCGAGCACCAGTATCTTCTCCTTGATGCCGTGCATCCTCAGTTCGATCGCCTCATCCAGTGTTGCGACTGCAAAAAACTCGGCGCCACGTGCCGAAAGATATTCAGCTACTGCTGTACTGCCGAGGCCATAGGCATTCGCTTTTATTACTGCAATGAACATCTTATCGGGATGCAGTTCTTTAATGGCCTGATAATTGTGGTGTACCGCCTCCAGGTCGACTTCTACTACGGAATCTCTATAATATTTTTCTGACATATCCGTGCTCCTTATCTTTCAATTATGACTGTGGCCACAACGTATGCTCTGGAATGCGAGATGGATACGTGGGCATGATGGTCATTCAATATATATGGTCTTCCATTCGTGTCACTGAGACAGACGATATCCCTGAAGGCAGCAGCGCCTCCGATGCCTGTTCCCATAGCCTTGCTGTATGCCTCCTTGACTGCAAAACGCCCTGCGAGGTACTCCATCCTTCTTCCTTCATTGGAAAACTGTTCGTACCGCTCCATCTCCTCGGGTGAAAGGATCCTTTTCGAAAGCCTGTTGTCCCTACCCTCCACACGCCTGATGCGCTCGATTTCAATTATATCCGTTCCCAGCCCTGTAATCATGTTGTCCGCCTCGTATTCTCATTGATCAGTTTTCTTATCTCATTGCGTATCGTATCCGCTTCATCCGATTCCAGTTCCGGAATGTGGATGCGTTCTGCTGAAGTCTTCAGAGTGACTCCCTTGAGGCCATACCGCTTCATCAGCGGGCCGACCGTCGTATCGATGTTCTGCACCCGGAACAGGGGCACTGCATGCTTCTCCTTGAAGAAAATCCCCTGATGGATCCTGATTTCGTCCTCTGATACCTGGAAGCGAAAATACTTATACTTCAGCATGGGCAGCAGCCACACATGCACCAGGACAATATAGATGAAGATGATGAAAAGGACGAGAGAAATCCACCACGGAAACCAGTCCCATACGAAGAGTGACAGGATGAGTGCCGTCACCGCAATCAGCAGATCGACTGCCGCTACAATGCCTTCACGGATCCGCCATACTTTAATCGCCTTCGGTGAAATCTTCTCCATCCCGATACCCCCTTTCTGCCCATTGCCATATCCTTTCGATGTCCTTCCTGTCGATGAATTTGATGGTGGCACGTGAACCGAGCATGCCGGCGGCGGTCACCAGTGTGATGATTCCGAGTTTCGCCCGGTGGAGGAAAGGATTGAACACCCATTCCGCTTCAATCAGCTTCTCATGCTTGATGACATAGTGCGAGCGTTTGAAGAAACCGGCCGTCATCAGATTGATTTCATCATCCCTTATCGCATATCCACTGTTGTATGCACTGTATATGCCGGATGCCACAAACACCACTATCAGCACCGTACCGGCAATCCATGCATAGTCGAACCAGAAATACTGGACCACCGAAGTGATGACGAGGACCAGGAATGTGACAACCTGGAAATACCTTCTATAGCCACGGAACGGCACCTTCCTCTTTGGAACCTCCACATGATAGTTCGGAAAGATATGGTCGACGATTCCGTACAGACGGTCCTTCTTTATGAAGGGCAGCAGCTCCACTGTACCATCGATATCCTCGCTATCCAGCGAGTCGCTCGTGATCGTGACGGAAAGGGAATAGTAGCCGATCATCCTCCTGATGATCGAATCCTTGATGATGATGTTCTGCACCCTGTTGATATTGACACTCTGATGCTTCTTTTCAAGCAGGCCATATTCGACAACCAGGTCGTCATGCTTCATCTTCAGGGTATATCCATAGTATTTCACCGTCAGAATGAGGATCCCTATCGCGTAGCCGACGATGATGAAAAATCCTATCGCCAGGCCCATCGCCAGTGCCAGATTCCTGATGGCACCTTCAAAGTATTCGAAGTAGCGTTCAATCAGGAAGTTCGCCCCAATCAGATTGAGGAAACCGAAGACCAGGGCAAGGAAGGTGCCCAAAGCGCCGCTCGTCATGCTCATCAGCAGCAGTGACTTGCCGTCCATGCGGTAGAGGGTGTCGAAACCTGCATCCTTCCTGCTGTCCGCTTCCGCCTCTGCCCGCGGCCACTCGCTGTATGCCCCGATTTCGACGGTCTCCTCCAGATAGGATTTTTCATCGTACAATATATCCTGCAGGGACTCCGCCTGGGACTTTTTCATCGTGTCGATCTTGATGCCCTCCCCGGGTGTGATCACCTCAAGCTTCACTGCACCAAAAAGTCTGTGGAAGATCGGTTCGCTGAAGTCGATCGACTGGATCCGTCCGATATCCAGCTCCTTCTCGTGGTTCGTGATGACGCCATCCTTGTAGATGAACTTGCCATCTTCAATCCAGAACCTCGTACGGTACTTGTTCAGAAAATCCATGCCTCCGAAAAGGACGAGGGCGAGGATAAAGATTCCCCCGGCAATCAGTATATACCTCAATGAAATGTCCCCGGACATCAGGACTTCCCTTGAGTTGAACAGGACGATGATCAGGGGGATCCATAGATTCTTGATGCCGTTCACCAGACTGCCGAGATAGGCGATGGGATGGAGTTTCTGCGGACTATACATCTGTATGCTCCCCCTTCACAAGCTCGATGACCTCTTCTTTCAGAATGGCGGCCTCATCCTTTTTGAGAGGCGGCATCAGAAGGCGTGAACTTGCGGTGCTGACTTCCAGCAGGGCGAGATCATACTTTCTTGAAACGGGTCCTGTGGAAAGTTTGGCACCCTGTACGCGCCTCACAGGTACCATCTTCGTCGACACCCTGAAGAAGCCTTTTCTGACGATGATATGGTCCTCCTTCAGCCTATAGCGGGTTACCCTGCAGTAGACCAGCGGACGAATCACGATACCGATGATGAACAATATGGCGAGCCACAGGGACGCACTCCAGTATATCCAGTGTGAAAGCCCAAAATAAAAGGCGGCAGCACTTGCCAGGATAGCGGCAAATGCCCATATGAGGAATGTCCAGAAGAACCGCACCCTCATATAGTGGACGACATCATCATGTACTTTTTTCATATTTGCCCCCTGTATGATTTCCTATGTATTACTTATACTTTAAAGTAAATGCGCACAATGTTCAATTATACCAACGTAACATTTTAACAATAAAAAAGCATCCTCTGCCCCTGAGGGGTGAGGATGCTGAAGCATTACTTGATATGATCTTTGAAGGTACGGCCGCCCTGGCTGCGTTTCTGGCCGCCCTGAGGCTGACGGTTGCCGCCACCCTGGCGCTTGTTGTTGCGTCCGCCTTGACCGCCCTGGCCGCCTTGGCTGCGTCCTTTGCGGAATGGCTTCTTGCCACCGCCGCCTTGACCTTTGCCACGGCGCTGTCCGCCCTTGCGTGTCAGAGGCTTCTCGAATGACAGCTGGATGCTGTCTTCGTTTCTGCTGAACAGGAATTCATTGAGGATAGCCGCTACGACTTCCTTCGCTTCGCCCTGCTCGAGCAGACGCTCGGCCGTCTCAAGTGTATGCGTGTTCGTATTTTCGGATTTCCATTGTTCAATCTTATCGAAAATTTCTTTCTCGCGGGATTTCTGTACTTCTTTCTTAAGAGGCGGTCTGAGAGCAGAAATCGTCTTCTTCTTCTCATTCTCGATCATTCTCAAATAATCCATCTCTACAGGATTGACGAATGTGAGTGCCATACCCTCTTTGCCCGCACGGCCTGTACGTCCGATTCTGTGTGTATAGCTTTCGGCATCCTGTGGAATGTCGAAGTTGTATACATGGGAGACACCGGAGATGTCCAGTCCTCTCGCTGCAACGTCCGTTGCCACGAGGATATCGAGTGCATTATTCCTGAACTTCTTCAGAACTTCCAGACGCTTCGATTGCGTAATATCGCCATGAAGCCCTTCAGCACGGTAGCCTTTGGCAACAAGTGCGCCTGTCAGTTCATCAACACGGCGCTTTGTACGTCCGAAGACGATTGAGAGTTCCGGCTGATGGACATCGAGGAAGTCCGTGAAGACTTCGAGCTTCTCAAGCTCTTTTACAATGGTGTAGTGCTCATCGATCTGGGGATCGCTTGCACCGCCCTGGTCCATTGTCTTGACGATGCTTGGGCTCTTCATGAAGCGTGTTACAAGCTCCTGGATCGCTTTCGGCATCGTTGCGGAGAACAGCAATGTCTGTCTGTCGTCCCCAGGGATCTCCGACATGATGAACTTGACATCATCGATGAATCCCATGTTCATCATTTCATCCGCTTCGTCCAGAACAAGCGTCTTGATGCTCTCGAGCTTCAATGTTCTCCGCTTGATGTGGTCGATCACACGTCCTGGTGTACCGACAATGATTTCCGGCTTCTTCTTCAGATCTTTAATCTGGCGGTCGATGCTCATGCCGCCAAATATGACGGATACACCGAGTTTTTTGTATTTGGCGAATTTCTTGAGCTGCTCGCTCACCTGAACCGCCAATTCCCGTGTCGGTGTCAGAATCAACACCTGTGTACCTGCCTGCTTCTCTGTGTTCTCTATAATAGGAATACCAAACGCACCTGTTTTACCAGTACCAGTTTTGGCCTGTCCAAGAATGTCTTTTCTTTCCAGAGCAAGTGGAATGCTCTCTTCCTGGATCGGGGTTGGTGTATCGAATCCTATATCTTCCAGTGATTTTAAGGTTTCATCACTGACACCTAATTGTTTAAAAAACTTCAAATTAGAGTCTCCTTTGACTATTCGTTCTTTTTTTCGTTACGCATAACTTCTCAATATTAACATTTCCAGACTAAAAATACAAGCCTACTTCTCATTATTGAATAAAAAGCGTTCTGTAGTGATGTTCAGTTCCAGCTGGTTCCGGTCTGTAAAGGCAAACAGATGCGGGGCGTCTTCAATGAGTTCCAACGTGGCATGGGGCATCTTTTTTGCCAAGTCCACACTGGCTTCATAGGGAACGAGCAGATCCAGCGTTCCATGTATGATCAATGTCTGCGACTGGATATTCTCGACCCCTTCCTTCTTCGTCTCCACAATGGTTTTGAATTCCTGATAGGCGCGGAACGGAATATCCTTGAGGCGCTTCTTGATCTTCTGGTACAGTTTCATCTTCATGTGTTCACTGAAATGGCGCGGGGTGAGATTCAGCCGATTCAACTGGGAAAGTTTTATATGCTCGAAGGCCGGAGCGATGAGCACAAGCTTGTCGACCGGTTCATGCTGGGCGATGTGGCTGGCGAATACCCCTCCCATCGAGAAGCCGATGATGTGGACCCGGTCGACACGCTGCTTCAGGTTCCGGTACGCATTGAGGGCTTCTTCATACCATTCGTCCCCGGTCGCCGACTTCAGGTCCAGTATGGTACCGTGCCCCGGATATACCGGGAACTCATACTCGAAATCGTAACGTGATTTCAGGTAGTCGAACAACGGTTCCAACTCGTATCTTCCTCCCGTATAGCCATGAAGAAAAAGTATTCCAATCGATTTAGATATAGTCATTCACCCTCTCCAAAGCCATGCCTCTGGATCCTTTCAGCAGAACCACGCTGTCTTCGGTCAACACCTGCTGCAGGTGTTGTGCCAGATCCCCGATTTCCCCGTAGTGATGCTTCCCTTCCACCTCTGCTTTTTCATGGATGGTTTTCGCCGCTTCTCCATAGGTGAGCAGATAGTCGAAAAAATATGGAGCATCATTGATATGCTGTGCCACTGACCTGTGGAGTTCATGCGAATATGAACCGAGCTCCAGAATATCTCCGAGCACGAGTATCCTTCTGCCCGCCTCCATCCGCCCTACTGTGTCGATTGCACTCTTCATGCTCGACGGGCTGGCATTATAGGCATCGTTGATTATGGTCGCACCGCTTGGATGGCGTGTCTGCTCCATCCGCATATCCGTTACAACCAGATTATCGAAATGACCCTTCACTTCATTGATATCAAGGCCTGCCGCTTCTGCAGCGAGAAGTGCAAGCGTGGCGTTGGACGCATTATGCAGTCCAAGCTGGGGGATGCGCACTTCGATATCGAGCGGATGGAGTCTAAAGCGCGTACCCTGGTCCGTCTGACGGACATTTGCTATCTGCAGATCATTCTTTCCGCTCTCGCCTGCTGAACGCACATTGTAGGATGCCTCCCGGTCCACAATATTTTCAAGGAGCGGATAATCCCTGGAGTAGATGAAAGTGCCTGCTTCCTTCAATCCATCCACTATTTCATACTTGGCCTCGGCAATGTTCTCCCTCGATCCCAGCTTTTCGATATGGGATTCTCCGACATTCGTGAGTATGGCGATATCCGGCTTTGTCATCCTGCTCAGGAAGTGGATATCACCTTTGGCATCCATGCCCATTTCAAGTATCGAGATTTCAGTGTCCCTATCCAATTGAAGAATGGTAAGCGGCAGACCGATTTCATTGTTATAGTTTCCAATCGTCTTTTTCACCCTGAAGTGTGGAGCGAGCAGGCACTCCACCATATCCTTGGTGGTTGTCTTCCCATTCGATCCTGTGATGGCGATCACTTTTGGTGAAACTTCCTGCAGATAGCCGCGTGCAATATCCTGCAGGGCCACCAGTCCGTCCCCTACATGGATGAGTGGCAGATCCGGATCGACAGCCCCCGGCTCCTGCTCGGTCAGGCTCAGCGCCGCCCCGGCGCGGAAAGCCTGTTCTATGAACCGGTGACCATCGACATGTTCCCCCCTGAAGGGGATGAAAAGGTTGTTTTCCCCCAGTGTCCGTGTGTCGATTGATACACCTTTGATGCTTTCGCCCTTCATGGCCTCTGCACGCATGTTCATTTTGCCATCACACAGTTCAGCAATTTTTTCAATTGACATTTCAATCATAAGACTCGTCCAACTCCATCAATTTTTTGTATTGGAAATTATTTTTAATCCGGCTGTATTACTATTGGATAAACACACTGACTTTATTATAAAATAGTGTATACTAAATGTCATGATTTCTATATGGGTTAGGTGAATTTTTTGGATAAAAACCAAAGCTACAAAAGACAGAATACCAATATATTTTCAAGGATCGACTGGACCCTCGTCCTGCTGGTCCTGCTGCTTGGGGCCATCAGTGTCCTCATGATCCGATCAGCGATGACCAGTGGCCAGTACAGCACCGATTTCAGCGTACGCCAGATCGTATTCTATGGTCTGGGTTTCATAATGGTCTTTGTCCTGAACTTCATTCCAGTCAGATGGATCAAGCAATACGTCTGGGTCATCTACACTCTTGGCGTATTGTCGCTGGTCATACTGTTCGTCGCTCCGGTTTCCCCGGTGACACCGATCATCAATGGGGCGAAAAGCTGGTACCAGTTCGGATTCTTCAGCATACAGCCGTCAGAAATCGTCAAGATCATCTACATACTCACCCTGGCCTATCTGATCAGCCAGCACAATAAATACAAATTGACGAGTGACCTGAGTGTGGATATCAAACTGCTGTTCAAGATCCTTGCCGTATCGGTTCTGCCCATGCTGTTCATACTGCTGCAGAACGACCTCGGAACAACACTTGTCATGATGGCCATACTATTCGGCATGATCGTCGTTTCCGGCATCAGCTGGTGGCTGATCATCCCGGCATTGGCAGTTGCCCTCACTGTGGGAATTGCCCTGATTCTCGGCATCATCTATCGCCCGGATATTCTGGAACGCTATCTCGGCATCCATCCCTATCAGTTCGAGCGGATCTATTCCTGGCTGCGTCCGGAAGAATACGTCACAGAAGGCGGCTTCCAGCTCAGCAACTCATTGAAAGCAATCGGCTCGGGCGGAATTGATGGCAAGGGCTTCAAGGATGGCATCGTCTATATCCCTGAAAACCATACCGATTTCATATTCACCATCGTCGGAGAGGAATTTGGTTTCATCGGTGCAACCGCAATCATCGTACTTCTGTTCATGCTGATGCTCCACCTTTTCCGGATTGCCACTGTAGTGCCGGACAGCTTTTCGTCCTATTTCATCATAGGATACCTGTCCATGCTGATATTCCATGTATTCCAGAACATTGGCATGACAATACAGCTCGTGCCCATCACCGGACTGCCGCTTCCCTTCATCAGTTATGGTGGCAGTGGCCTGTGGGCGAATATGCTGGCCATCGGCATCATAATGAGCATCTATTTCTACCAGTATCGCCAAAGGGCATAAAAAAGCCGCAACCTGAGTGACTCGGGTTGCGGTTATTTTTAGATGTTCTGTTCTTTCAATCGCAATTTCTCTTTATGTGCAATACGATTCATAATCTCGAATCTTGACCTCGAAACCTTGACTTTGACTCCGAGTTCACTCAGCATCGTGACGACTTGCTTGACTTTGGAATGGTCGTTGCTATGCATAATGACACTCCTTCAATTACAGCTTATCTTCATTTTACCCTTATCTCAAGTAATTATCCATATAATTTGGAAAATAAATATTACAGAATTTCAAATATTCATGGTTTATAATAGAATGAAGGTGAGGTGACTTCCATGGAATGGTTTATATTCGATTACTTGCTTAATACGGGGATACTTGGGATTGCAACATTGATTACCTTCGGCATCAATTTCCTGTTTGCCATTGGTCTGATCTTCCTCGAAAGAAGGAGTGCCCAGAGTGTCTGGGCATGGCTTTTCGTCCTGTTCTTCCTCCCCATCATCGGCTTCATCATCTATATATTCTTTGGTCGCAAGATATATAACCAGCAAATATTCAAGGTGAATGAAGAGGACAAGGTCGGGCTTGAGCACCTGGTGGATGATCAGCTCCACGAATTGCGCGATAACAGCATTTCATTCTCGAACAGGGTGATGGATAAGCACAGAAAAATCATCCATATGCTGCTCTACAACAACCAGTCTTTTCTGACCATCAACAATTCGATCCGCACTTTTACCGACGGCAGTGATAAGTTTGAAAGTCTTTTGGAGGATATCCATAACGCACGGGATCATATCCACTTCCAGTACTATATCTTCAAACTGGATGGCATTGGACAAAGACTATATGAAGCACTGCTCCAAAAACAGCAGGAAGGTGTATCCGTGAGAATCCTCTATGATGATATGGGATCCCGGGCACTGAACCTGCGCAATTTTAAGAAACTGAAGGATGCCGGCGGTCTGGTTGAGGCTTTCTTCCCGAGCAAGCTGCCGTTGATCAACCCGAGGATAAACAACAGGAACCACCGCAAGATTGTGGTCATAGACGGCACGATCGGTTATGTTGGCGGATTCAATGTTGGTGATGAATATATCGGTTTGAACAAAAAATTCGGCTACTGGCGGGACACACACCTCAGAATGGAAGGCAATGCCGTAAAATCATTACAGCTGCGTTTCATGCTCGACTGGAATTCCCACGATAAACGTAACAATATGGTCAGGGAAGACCGGTATTTCCCGGAAATGGACTACTTGGGAGACACACCGGTTCAGATTGCATCCAGTGGACCGGATGAGAAATGGGAGCAGATCAAATATGGATATCTGAAGATGATCTATAGTGCCAAAAAGAGCATCCATATACAGACACCCTACTTCATCCCCGACCAGTCTTTCCTGGAAGCACTGCGCATCGCCTTGCTGAGTGGCCTCGAAGTCCACCTGATGATTCCGAACAAGCCCGATCACCCATTCGTCTATTGGGGGACCTATTCCAATGCGGGGTCGCTGCTTGAGATGGGCGCACAAGTCCATATCTATGAAAAAGGATTCCTCCATCAGAAGACCATCATGATCGATGATGAAGTGCTGAGTGTAGGTACGACAAACATCGATGTGAGGAGCTTCCTGCTGAACTTTGAAGTGAACGCCTTCATCTATGATGAAAAGGAAGCCACCCAATACCGGCGCATATATGAAGACGATATCAAGGACTGCTCCCTTCTGACGAAGGAGAAATATGCAGCACGCAGCAAGTGGATTCGGATCAAGGAGGGTATTGCCAATCTGATATCTCCAATCCTTTAAAATATCATGCAGACAAAAGAGGCCCGATATCAATAAGATATCGGGCCTCTTAAAACATTCATACTTATGCTTTGTTCTTCTTCTTGCGCTTCTTCTTGGGCATCACTTTTGCATTTTTGACGCGTTGTTCCTTTTCAGCTTTCTCACGTTCATGTGCTTCAATGATCGGCGCCATTTCTTCGGCCACTTTCTTCCTGTAGAAAGTGTTGCCCGCCCAAGTCTGGAAGATCAGGAAGATACCACCGACAGCCCAGTATAATGGGAGCGCTGAAGGGGAAATCAGGGAAATCCAGATGATCATTATCGGCGAAATATACATGAACAGCTGCATCTGCTTGCGCTGTTCCGCCGGCACGAACTGCATGGATACATAGGCTTGGCCGGCATACACGATACCAGCAATCGCAACCATGAAGAAGTCCACTTCAGTCAGATTCATCCAAAGGAATTGTGGATATTCTGTAATGCCACCTTCTGAAGGCCACCTGAGGGCGAAGTACAGTGCCATGACGACCGGCATTTGGATGACGATCGGCAGACAACCCATGTTGAGCGGATTGATGCCGTGCTTCTTGTACAGGGCCATCATTTCCTGCTGTGCTTCCATCTTCTCTTCCTGCGTAGTAGCGACTTTTGTCTTCTTCTGGATCTCTTCCATTTCCGGTTTGACAATTTTCATCTTCTCGCGCATCATCATTTGATTCTTGTATGTACGCATCATGAATGGGAAGATTGCCAGACGGACGATCAGTGTAATGATGATGATCGCCAGACCATAGTTATGGTCCAGATTATCCCCGAGCCAATGAAGCAGTGAATCCATCGGCTGTACGAATGTGTTAAAGAAAAAGCCATCTCTATTTTCTTCCTGAGAATAGTCGCACCCGGAAAGTACCAGAACCAGGCCGATCATTATCGGAAAGAGCCATTTTTTACTCATTTCTTCACCTCAATAATTTGTCTCACATAAGAGAAATTGTAACATAAATGAATGTCTAAAAAAATCATTTTCTGTACCCTTGTAAATAATAATATAAACATACCCGAAATCACTCACAGAATAGTCACTATTTCGTTCATGATTTCCACCCTACAGTAATGCTTCTATTCATGAAAAAAGACCCAGCTTCTGCTGGGTCTTTGAAATTAATGGTTGAAATTTATAGTCTTGAACCACATACAGGCCAAGGTTGAGCTCCTCTTTGGTCGAACAGGATCTGAGCCCTCTTCGTCTGTTCAGCTGCGGACGCCTGGGAAGGCAAGCCGCTTCCGCCTACAGACTGCCAAGTTTGAACATCAAACTGGTAGAGGCCGTGGTAGAGGCCGTTGGAGCTTACAACACTTGCATTTCCGCTGGATTCACACTGTGCAAGCGCGCCCCAGTTCTGACCACTGGCATTGCTTGAAGTGGATGTAGACTGGTTTTGAGCTTGAGCCTGGTTGCGCTGCTCACGTTCTTGTGCAGCCTGTTCTGCTGCACGCTCTTCAGCTGCTCTTTGCTCTGCTGCAGCCTGCTCAGCCGCTCTTTGCTCTGCTGCCGCTTGTTCAGCCGCACGCTGTTCTGCTGCCTGATCCTGTTCGGATGGCTGTGCAGGAGCCTGATTCACTTGTTGAGTTCTTTCAACTTCCTGAGTTTCCTGGACTTCTGGAGTTTCTTCAACTTGTGGTGTTTCCACTACAGGTGCCTGTTCTACACTATTACCTGATACCGCAAGTGTCTTGCCTGCAAAAATCAGATCTGAAGAAAGGTTGTTCCATGCTTTAAGGTCGGAAACTGTTACATCGAACTTCTGAGCGATTTCAAATAGAGTATCGCCGGATTGGATTTTATATACACCGTCTTCTGCTGGAGCTTCAGTGTTCTCTTCATTGTTCACTTGAAGAACCTGACCTGGCAGAATGAGGTTGGATGATAGATTGTTTTCGGATTTGATTGCTTCTACTGTTGAGTTATTTTCATGGGCGATTTCGGAAAGTGTGTCGCCTTTGTCCACTGTGTGGCTTGCTGCTTCTGCGCTGTATGCCAGAGTTCCTGATACCGCAATTGCTGCACCGACTGATAGTACTTTTTTCATAGTTAAAATTTCCTCCCATTAATCCCTTACAAATTGGATGTTTGTTTTATCAACTGTTTAGTACTATATCAGATATAAACATTTCATAGGTTACAGGAATATAAAATGTGGAGCGCTCTTTTACAGCCATATTACAGAAAGATTTCTCGACATAATATAATATCGCAACAAAAGTATAATTTTATATATTTAAATGGGTAGGTTCCAATAAATGGTTTTAGACTGCTTTAAAATCCCTATGGGACA
This genomic interval carries:
- a CDS encoding UDP-N-acetylmuramoyl-tripeptide--D-alanyl-D-alanine ligase; the protein is MSIEKIAELCDGKMNMRAEAMKGESIKGVSIDTRTLGENNLFIPFRGEHVDGHRFIEQAFRAGAALSLTEQEPGAVDPDLPLIHVGDGLVALQDIARGYLQEVSPKVIAITGSNGKTTTKDMVECLLAPHFRVKKTIGNYNNEIGLPLTILQLDRDTEISILEMGMDAKGDIHFLSRMTKPDIAILTNVGESHIEKLGSRENIAEAKYEIVDGLKEAGTFIYSRDYPLLENIVDREASYNVRSAGESGKNDLQIANVRQTDQGTRFRLHPLDIEVRIPQLGLHNASNATLALLAAEAAGLDINEVKGHFDNLVVTDMRMEQTRHPSGATIINDAYNASPSSMKSAIDTVGRMEAGRRILVLGDILELGSYSHELHRSVAQHINDAPYFFDYLLTYGEAAKTIHEKAEVEGKHHYGEIGDLAQHLQQVLTEDSVVLLKGSRGMALERVNDYI
- the cls gene encoding cardiolipin synthase, yielding MEWFIFDYLLNTGILGIATLITFGINFLFAIGLIFLERRSAQSVWAWLFVLFFLPIIGFIIYIFFGRKIYNQQIFKVNEEDKVGLEHLVDDQLHELRDNSISFSNRVMDKHRKIIHMLLYNNQSFLTINNSIRTFTDGSDKFESLLEDIHNARDHIHFQYYIFKLDGIGQRLYEALLQKQQEGVSVRILYDDMGSRALNLRNFKKLKDAGGLVEAFFPSKLPLINPRINNRNHRKIVVIDGTIGYVGGFNVGDEYIGLNKKFGYWRDTHLRMEGNAVKSLQLRFMLDWNSHDKRNNMVREDRYFPEMDYLGDTPVQIASSGPDEKWEQIKYGYLKMIYSAKKSIHIQTPYFIPDQSFLEALRIALLSGLEVHLMIPNKPDHPFVYWGTYSNAGSLLEMGAQVHIYEKGFLHQKTIMIDDEVLSVGTTNIDVRSFLLNFEVNAFIYDEKEATQYRRIYEDDIKDCSLLTKEKYAARSKWIRIKEGIANLISPIL
- a CDS encoding DEAD/DEAH box helicase, whose amino-acid sequence is MKFFKQLGVSDETLKSLEDIGFDTPTPIQEESIPLALERKDILGQAKTGTGKTGAFGIPIIENTEKQAGTQVLILTPTRELAVQVSEQLKKFAKYKKLGVSVIFGGMSIDRQIKDLKKKPEIIVGTPGRVIDHIKRRTLKLESIKTLVLDEADEMMNMGFIDDVKFIMSEIPGDDRQTLLFSATMPKAIQELVTRFMKSPSIVKTMDQGGASDPQIDEHYTIVKELEKLEVFTDFLDVHQPELSIVFGRTKRRVDELTGALVAKGYRAEGLHGDITQSKRLEVLKKFRNNALDILVATDVAARGLDISGVSHVYNFDIPQDAESYTHRIGRTGRAGKEGMALTFVNPVEMDYLRMIENEKKKTISALRPPLKKEVQKSREKEIFDKIEQWKSENTNTHTLETAERLLEQGEAKEVVAAILNEFLFSRNEDSIQLSFEKPLTRKGGQRRGKGQGGGGKKPFRKGRSQGGQGGQGGRNNKRQGGGNRQPQGGQKRSQGGRTFKDHIK
- the acpS gene encoding holo-ACP synthase, whose translation is MITGLGTDIIEIERIRRVEGRDNRLSKRILSPEEMERYEQFSNEGRRMEYLAGRFAVKEAYSKAMGTGIGGAAAFRDIVCLSDTNGRPYILNDHHAHVSISHSRAYVVATVIIER
- a CDS encoding PH domain-containing protein, with product MEKISPKAIKVWRIREGIVAAVDLLIAVTALILSLFVWDWFPWWISLVLFIIFIYIVLVHVWLLPMLKYKYFRFQVSEDEIRIHQGIFFKEKHAVPLFRVQNIDTTVGPLMKRYGLKGVTLKTSAERIHIPELESDEADTIRNEIRKLINENTRRTT
- a CDS encoding PH domain-containing protein yields the protein MKKVHDDVVHYMRVRFFWTFLIWAFAAILASAAAFYFGLSHWIYWSASLWLAILFIIGIVIRPLVYCRVTRYRLKEDHIIVRKGFFRVSTKMVPVRRVQGAKLSTGPVSRKYDLALLEVSTASSRLLMPPLKKDEAAILKEEVIELVKGEHTDV
- a CDS encoding FtsW/RodA/SpoVE family cell cycle protein, with the protein product MDKNQSYKRQNTNIFSRIDWTLVLLVLLLGAISVLMIRSAMTSGQYSTDFSVRQIVFYGLGFIMVFVLNFIPVRWIKQYVWVIYTLGVLSLVILFVAPVSPVTPIINGAKSWYQFGFFSIQPSEIVKIIYILTLAYLISQHNKYKLTSDLSVDIKLLFKILAVSVLPMLFILLQNDLGTTLVMMAILFGMIVVSGISWWLIIPALAVALTVGIALILGIIYRPDILERYLGIHPYQFERIYSWLRPEEYVTEGGFQLSNSLKAIGSGGIDGKGFKDGIVYIPENHTDFIFTIVGEEFGFIGATAIIVLLFMLMLHLFRIATVVPDSFSSYFIIGYLSMLIFHVFQNIGMTIQLVPITGLPLPFISYGGSGLWANMLAIGIIMSIYFYQYRQRA
- a CDS encoding alpha/beta hydrolase, which encodes MTISKSIGILFLHGYTGGRYELEPLFDYLKSRYDFEYEFPVYPGHGTILDLKSATGDEWYEEALNAYRNLKQRVDRVHIIGFSMGGVFASHIAQHEPVDKLVLIAPAFEHIKLSQLNRLNLTPRHFSEHMKMKLYQKIKKRLKDIPFRAYQEFKTIVETKKEGVENIQSQTLIIHGTLDLLVPYEASVDLAKKMPHATLELIEDAPHLFAFTDRNQLELNITTERFLFNNEK
- a CDS encoding Lmo0850 family protein; the encoded protein is MHSNDHSKVKQVVTMLSELGVKVKVSRSRFEIMNRIAHKEKLRLKEQNI
- a CDS encoding PH domain-containing protein, translating into MYSPQKLHPIAYLGSLVNGIKNLWIPLIIVLFNSREVLMSGDISLRYILIAGGIFILALVLFGGMDFLNKYRTRFWIEDGKFIYKDGVITNHEKELDIGRIQSIDFSEPIFHRLFGAVKLEVITPGEGIKIDTMKKSQAESLQDILYDEKSYLEETVEIGAYSEWPRAEAEADSRKDAGFDTLYRMDGKSLLLMSMTSGALGTFLALVFGFLNLIGANFLIERYFEYFEGAIRNLALAMGLAIGFFIIVGYAIGILILTVKYYGYTLKMKHDDLVVEYGLLEKKHQSVNINRVQNIIIKDSIIRRMIGYYSLSVTITSDSLDSEDIDGTVELLPFIKKDRLYGIVDHIFPNYHVEVPKRKVPFRGYRRYFQVVTFLVLVITSVVQYFWFDYAWIAGTVLIVVFVASGIYSAYNSGYAIRDDEINLMTAGFFKRSHYVIKHEKLIEAEWVFNPFLHRAKLGIITLVTAAGMLGSRATIKFIDRKDIERIWQWAERGYRDGEDFTEGD